The following coding sequences lie in one Spirochaetaceae bacterium genomic window:
- a CDS encoding DUF169 domain-containing protein translates to MTDTRDGSVFNDRLVATLKPLAPPLAISFHGPGDTPPAARVDVRYPPPNEHGRTGQVPAGCVFWIQGATDTFATVAADHANCSVGSYTHGFISLEEAAAKDDVGAVLEAGWVDQAAVMSLPHIAERPESVVYGPLAECRTPPDVVLLRINGLGLMTLKDAFPELPIEGKPQCHIVAMAKDRNVVAASVGCALSRSRTGMRSEEMTCVIPGKRLAEVVETLEATVGLDRAMASYASADAKRFR, encoded by the coding sequence ATGACAGACACACGGGACGGGAGCGTCTTCAACGACCGCCTCGTCGCCACGCTCAAGCCGCTCGCACCGCCGCTGGCGATCTCGTTCCACGGCCCCGGCGACACGCCGCCCGCGGCTCGCGTCGACGTGCGCTACCCGCCACCGAACGAGCACGGGCGCACCGGGCAGGTTCCGGCCGGCTGCGTGTTCTGGATCCAGGGCGCCACCGACACGTTCGCCACCGTCGCCGCGGACCACGCCAACTGCAGCGTCGGCAGCTACACGCACGGTTTCATCTCGTTGGAGGAAGCGGCGGCGAAGGACGACGTTGGCGCGGTCCTTGAGGCCGGCTGGGTCGATCAGGCGGCGGTGATGAGCCTGCCGCACATCGCCGAGCGGCCGGAGTCGGTGGTGTACGGACCGCTTGCCGAATGCCGCACTCCCCCGGACGTCGTGCTGCTGCGCATCAACGGCCTCGGGCTGATGACACTGAAGGACGCCTTCCCGGAGCTGCCGATCGAGGGCAAGCCGCAGTGCCACATCGTGGCCATGGCCAAGGATCGGAACGTGGTGGCGGCCAGCGTCGGGTGCGCACTCAGCCGCTCGCGCACCGGCATGCGCTCCGAGGAGATGACCTGCGTCATTCCCGGCAAGCGACTGGCGGAGGTGGTCGAGACGCTCGAGGCGACGGTCGGGCTCGACCGCGCGATGGCGAGCTACGCCTCGGCCGACGCGAAACGGTTCAGGTGA
- a CDS encoding metal ABC transporter substrate-binding protein, which yields MYPSPKLSIGRTLVTSIGAVLLALAAVPVLFASPAGEHPAGDRVLVVATTNIVGDIVGRVGGELISLSVLMPPGADPHTFQPTPRDAHLLADAAVLFTNGAGLEAEFLGDLISSAEPRMVVDLTAHLPLIRLGDEHDDHDEDEHDDHDEDEHDHDEDEDDHEGHAHHHGEFDPHVWMDPTLVARWADEIAEVLAGIDPAHEAEYAARANELGAELDTLDAWIMDQVEAVPRDRRVIVTDHDVMGYFAQRYGFELLDSVVPGFSTVAEPSARHLAELREVLAEHAVPAIFVGTTVNPQMAESIAADLGIAIVPIYTGSLSEAGGPADTYDRFMRTNVERIVTALGS from the coding sequence ATGTATCCATCTCCGAAGCTCTCAATAGGTCGCACGCTGGTCACTTCGATCGGCGCCGTACTGCTCGCGCTGGCCGCCGTGCCGGTGCTGTTCGCCTCGCCGGCGGGGGAACACCCGGCGGGTGACCGGGTTCTGGTGGTCGCCACCACCAACATCGTCGGCGACATCGTGGGCCGCGTCGGCGGCGAACTGATCTCGCTCTCCGTGCTCATGCCGCCGGGGGCGGATCCGCACACGTTTCAGCCGACGCCGCGGGATGCGCACCTGCTCGCCGACGCCGCGGTGTTGTTCACCAACGGCGCAGGTCTGGAGGCCGAGTTCCTCGGCGACCTGATCAGCAGCGCGGAGCCCCGCATGGTGGTTGACTTGACCGCCCACTTGCCACTCATCCGCCTGGGCGACGAGCACGACGACCACGACGAGGACGAGCACGACGACCACGACGAGGATGAGCACGACCACGACGAGGACGAGGACGACCACGAGGGGCACGCCCACCACCACGGCGAGTTCGACCCGCACGTGTGGATGGACCCGACCCTGGTTGCCCGCTGGGCCGACGAGATTGCCGAAGTGCTGGCCGGGATCGACCCCGCGCACGAGGCCGAATATGCCGCCCGCGCGAATGAGCTTGGCGCAGAGCTGGACACGCTCGACGCGTGGATCATGGACCAGGTAGAGGCCGTTCCCCGCGACCGCCGGGTGATCGTCACCGACCACGACGTGATGGGGTACTTCGCACAGCGCTACGGCTTCGAGCTGCTGGACTCGGTCGTGCCGGGTTTCAGTACCGTGGCCGAGCCGTCGGCGCGCCATCTCGCGGAGCTGCGCGAAGTGCTCGCGGAGCACGCGGTCCCGGCGATCTTCGTCGGCACCACGGTGAACCCGCAGATGGCGGAGTCGATTGCCGCCGACCTGGGAATCGCCATCGTCCCGATCTATACCGGGTCGTTGAGCGAAGCCGGCGGACCCGCGGACACCTACGACCGCTTCATGCGCACCAACGTGGAACGGATCGTGACCGCGCTTGGCTCATAG